One genomic region from Prunus persica cultivar Lovell chromosome G3, Prunus_persica_NCBIv2, whole genome shotgun sequence encodes:
- the LOC18778229 gene encoding RHOMBOID-like protein 12, mitochondrial, translating to MSVLSSFRQPDRSFVRLWNGLLEEKIEEMEELGFEIGEVSGMRDETCSLDFPPLRRRSWLRRVSEGEDNDVVLGLIIANAAVFLLWKIADTDFMVKNFINALINVRSGRLHTLITSAFSHIGTEHFIHNMIGLYVFGAHIERIFGPQFLLGLYLAGALGGSVFFLVHKTYLAVSSMGRREENKDPNNLALGAGGAVHAIILLDIFLFPKSISTPGFSKPLFLGIFLIGKDILRLILGDEQISGATQLGGAAVAAIAWTRLRKGRF from the exons ATGAGTGTGTTGAGTAGTTTCAGGCAGCCTGACAGAAGCTTTGTCAGACTGTGGAATGGCTTGCTAGAAGAGAAAATAGAAGAGATGGAGGAATTGGGGTTCGAAATTGGAGAGGTTTCTGGAATGAGAGATGAAActtgctctctggat TTTCCTCCTCTTCGCAGGAGATCATGGCTCCGAAGGGTATCAGAGGGTGAGGACAATGACGTGGTTTTGGGATTGATTATAGCTAATGCTGCAGTGTTTTTGTTATGGAAGATTGCCGATACTGACTTCATGGTGAAGAATTTTATT AATGCATTAATCAATGTTAGAAGTGGACGTCTTCACACGTTGATAACTTCTGCCTTCAGTCATATCGGCACTGAGCATTTCATTCATAACATGATTGGACTATATGTTTTTGGGGCGCAT ATTGAAAgaatttttgggcctcaattTTTGCTGGGATTGTATCTAGCTGGGGCTCTTGGTGGCTCGGTCTTTTTCTTGGTGCACAAAACCTACCTGGCTGTGTCATCGATG GGCCGGCGAGAGGAGAACAAAGACCCAAACAACCTGGCACTG GGCGCAGGCGGGGCCGTTCATGCTATCATTTTGCTTGATATATTCCTCTTCCCAAAATCCATCTCTACTCCGGGATTCTCAAAACCGTTGTTCCTG GGGATCTTTCTAATTGGGAAAGATATCTTGAGGTTAATACTG GGAGACGAACAAATCTCAGGGGCTACACAATTGGGAGGTGCTGCAGTTGCAGCCATTGCCTGGACACGACTTCGAAAGGGGCGATTCTAA